TCCGACGACGTGGCAGATCTGGGAACGGCTTCCTCGCTGGATGTGCTGATTCATGGGCTGCCGGATGAAGCGGCGATCGCCCCGGCAAGCTAAGCAGTTGCAACCCGTTCTGATAACCCGTGCTTGACACTGCTGACCTGTGCCCCGGATATCTGATTTACCGCAGCACTGGGGTTGATCGAGCGCTGCTGGTTAAGTTTATGCAGCGCACCTACTGCGAACTGTTTCCTGGCGAAGGGTTTGACCATCTCGCGTACACCGTCGAGCAATATTTCTCTGGCGACACGCCGCTGTGGTGGGTGCGGTCTCATGCGGATGCGAACCTGCGAATTCCCGATCCGGTGGCTTGTTTGTGGATGGGCAGCGCGGTCGATCAGGTGCGGGGCGATCGCCACGCTCACATTTTCTTGCTCTATGTCTCGCCAGAGCATCGTCGCCGGGGAATTGGCACCGCCCTGATGCGGCAAGCTGAAGACTGGGCCAGGCTGAGGGGCGATCGCCAGATGGGGCTGCATGTGTTCTGCCAAAACCAGCCTGCCCAACGGCTATACGAATCGCTGGGCTTTGTGCCGCAGTCGATCTGGATGGTCAAGCTGCTCGACCGCTAGGCAGCGGGAAGGGTTGAGGTAGAGGGGCAGATTTGGGATTTTAGATTTGGGGCTTCGGTTGCGGGTGGAAGCATCAAGAGCGCTATGCGAGACTGATGTAGGTCAATTGGCGATCCAAAATCGTCAATCTAAAATCCAAAATGAATTATTTAAGTCAGATTGATGCAAGCAGGAGAACACCCCATGACCCCTACCGAAATTAACTGCGCCGAAGCGTGTAAAAACGGCTGCGTTCTGGGCGATCGCTGTCCCAATCAGGAATATCGCAACCA
The Thermoleptolyngbya sichuanensis A183 DNA segment above includes these coding regions:
- a CDS encoding GNAT family N-acetyltransferase → MLDTADLCPGYLIYRSTGVDRALLVKFMQRTYCELFPGEGFDHLAYTVEQYFSGDTPLWWVRSHADANLRIPDPVACLWMGSAVDQVRGDRHAHIFLLYVSPEHRRRGIGTALMRQAEDWARLRGDRQMGLHVFCQNQPAQRLYESLGFVPQSIWMVKLLDR